Part of the Vigna radiata var. radiata cultivar VC1973A unplaced genomic scaffold, Vradiata_ver6 scaffold_43, whole genome shotgun sequence genome is shown below.
NNNNNNNNNNNNNNNNNNNNNNNNNNNNNNNNNNNNNNNNNNNNNNNNNNNNNNNNNNNNNNNNNNNNNNNNNNNNNNNNNNNNNNNNNNNNNNNNNNNNNNNNNNNNNNNNNNNNNNNNNNNNNNNNNNNNNNNNNNNNNNNNNNNNNNNNNNNNNNNNNNNNNNNNNNNNNNNNNNNNNNNNNNNNNNNNNNNNNNNNNNNNNNNNNNNNNNNNNNNNNNNNNNNNNNNNNNNNNNNNNNNNNNNNNNNNNNNNNNNNNNNNNNNNNNNNNNNNNNNNNNNNNNNNNNNNNNNNNNNNNNNNNNNNNNNNNNNNNNNNNNNNNNNNNNNNNNNNNNNNNNNNNNNNNNNNNNNNNNNNNNNNNNNNNNNNNNNNNNNNNNNNNNNNNNNNNNNNNNNNNNNNNNNNNNNNNNNNNNNNNNNNNNNNNNNNNNNNNNNNNNNNNNNNNNNNNNNNNNNNNNNNNNNNNNNNNNNNNNNNNNNNNNNNNNNNNNNNNNNNNNNNNNNNNNNNNNNNNNNNNNNNNNNNNNNNNNNNNNNNNNNNNNNNNNNNNNNNNNNNNNNNNNNNNNNNNNNNNNNNNNNNNNNNNNNNNNNNNNNNNNNNNNNNNNNNNNNNNNNNNNNNNNNNNNNNNNNNNNNNNNNNNNNNNNNNNNNNNNNNNNNNNNNNNNNNNNNNNNNNNNNNNNNNNNNNNNNNNNNNNNNNNNNNNNNNNNNNNNNNNNNNNNNNNNNNNNNNNNNNNNNNNNNNNNNNNNNNNNNNNNNNNNNNNNNNNNNNNNNNNNNNNNNNNNNNNNNNNNNNNNNNNNNNNNNNNNNNNNNNNNNNNNNNNNNNNNNNNNNNNNNNNNNNNNNNNNNNNNNNNNNNNNNNNNNNNNNNNNNNNNNNNNNNNNNNNNNNNNNNNNNNNNNNNNNNNNNNNNNNNNNNNNNNNNNNNNNNNNNNNNNNNNNNNNNNNNNNNNNNNNNNNNNNNNNNNNNNNNNNNNNNNNNNNNNNNNNNNNNNNNNNNNNNNNNNNNNNNNNNNNNNNNNNNNNNNNNNNNNNNNNNNNNNNNNNNNNNNNNNNNNNNNNNNNNNNNNNNNNNNNNNNNNNNNNNNNNNNNNNNNNNNNNNNNNNNNNNNNNNNNNNNNNNNNNNNNNNNNNNNNNNNNNNNNNNNNNNNNNNNNNNNNNNNNNNNNNNNNNNNctgtggtgctggtacattgcaactacggtgacggaggaataactggttcatccttggtgcgtctgaggaggtgtttggaagaggatcatccttcgtgaagtattcgaaggaggtgtttcatccttcgtgaagtattcggaggaggtgtttcatccttcgtgaagtattcggaagaggtgtctcatcctttgtgaagattcaaaggaggtgcaggttcatctcttgtggtatcaagagaggtggtttctaaacttttacaaattatttttctttgtgattattatttgtaattgttttgtgattgtagactgtttatctcggtttgagataagcgactggacgtaggattggtaagatccgaaccagtataaaaatcatctgtgcaaattctctcaaccttactcttttatttatatttattatttgcgtagtaagtgaaattgagacgaaactaaaaggcacacgtttgaattaaaaaccctcttggtttgttattccacgctaacaattccgctgcagccgattCTAATAGTTTTAGTTTGACAAAACAATGTTGTTATGTAATGGTTATTATGTAATAGTTAATTCAGATATTGTTGTTATATCAGGTATTGTTATTAAATGACATATTGCTATATGAGAAAGCAATGTCATTGGTCATAGTAGTATTAGCAAGCAATGTTAGTGAAGATGACAAATACACAACCAAGGTTTTTTACTTTGGATCCTCTTCATTGCTTGTTCCAAATTGTTGAGGATTTTGTCAATAGCGAATTATTGCGCAAGTGAAGCAAGATTTTGTTATTGCTCAATGGTAGTACTTTGTCAATTCTTGCAACTacctcaatttaaaaaatgaaaacactgAAGTTTTGCAAGtgaaataaataacatttcCTCAATGAccatttaaaaggaaaaagttgaCTTTTTACACGAACTAggttttactcttttttttcaaCCAGGTTTATTGATGATTACCATATTTAGTGCAATTCCTTGCCCCCACTTTAATATGCTCGTTTAGTAGTATTAGTTTACCATAACATGGTTGGTTTACTTAAACAATTTGTAATCTTGTTCCAATCAATGACCATGTCCCATGTTTCCCAACAAAATCATTGTCTAGACATATGTTAAATACGGCAAAGGTTCATTCATTCACAAAAACTCATTTCAACATACATCCAATGCATCCTGATACAATGAAAATCACTACTACATTATGGATTTCTCATCCATATTgaaattacaattatattaaGCACACAAATCAAACAAACCACCCCTATCAACACCATTATCCATTTTTCCACAACCTTAAGTGATTTTCGCAAATCAGTCATCATCTTCGTACCACCTCCCATTTCTTCTCTGTTCGAAAAAGACTTGTCATTTGCTTCCCACTTCAAATTCGTATCTTTTTCCTCAATACCGTGATCATAGcaccatttgaagaaattgCAACCACCTTCTTCATTTCCATTCTGTAAAAATAAACTACACCAATTAAAAGGACTTACtactaacaaaaacaatatacCATCCACGTTCTTCTAGCTTGTACTTAGGGCAACTCCAAAATTGCTTCCCTATATTCTTAGCAGTTCGAGTAGTTTTTAGAACTGATTTCTCTCGACAAAGGCAAAGGGGTAAGACACCATCAATCCTAGATCCTCCACCACCACGAAAACCACATTATGGCTTTGTTTCTGCCACCCATTACACGTCGAAGAAGAACACGAATGGGACAGCTACAATTGATTATCTATTTTCACCACGAACCCTAATTCGATGGACCCCTCACAATTTTCCCCAATTTCTTTTTGCAAATGTCAATTCGAACAAAGGGTTGGGTTGAATTAAAATATCCCTAATTTcttaactaaaaaatttaaaattacatgtCACATTAACCTTATTACCATATAAGTTATGCCACATCATTAAATAAAACACCACCAGCATGTCACGTACACGCTAGTCTAACGATGATGGTCCAATTTAACAACAAGACTCTATCTgtatcaatttttcaaaaaataggacccaattgagaaaaaaaaaataagtaagggacctatttgagattctgacCCAAAAAAGGACTTGtcgaatgattaaacctaaaaaaatgtTAGTGGAGAAGGTGgtggataaaatataatttagaaaagtgaatggaataaataaaaattattgtgagaaattaatataaaagtggGGTGGAAAAGTAGATGGAGAAAATGGatgaatgaaataataaaaaaagttgatgGAGAAGGTGgtggataaaatatattttagaaaagtgaatggaataaataaaagttagtaagaaaaattaatataaatatgggGTGGAAAAGTAGATGgagaaaatggatgaagaaaataatgaaaacggttggtggAGAAGGTGatggataaaatataattttaaaaggtaAGATGGAATAATTAGAAAAGTcattatagaaaaattaatataaaaaggaGGTGAAAAGAGTAAAAAGAGTGATGTGGAGGGTGATGTGGAGAATGAGgtgtgagaagaaaaaaagagtggTAAGGAAGTAAAAATGTGTTGGATTAGCTGGTTTATTGGGATAAGGAGTAAAAAGTTAAGTTAGAGGtgtaaatagtaaaacaaattatattttttttatttctctttattctttttttatttattttttttaatttttgtggtaatttttttttttaattttttgtgataaattttatttatgcagATAAAATTGAGTATTGGcaacattcaatcaattataaaccatatatataagtttaagtGTGTTATAATGTCCTTGTGAATAAGTTTGAGTGCATAAACTATTTTCATGTCATTAATAGGATGTCTCGATCAGTAATTAaccaatataataatattaagaaaaagaatcGCGTTgactcattttaattaaaatataattaaattgaaaatttttaaaatattgaaacttcaataaaaaaaattgatcaaatattacaaagaaaaaactAGTTAACCTAAATTTTACAAATGAGttccttttcaattttgaaagactaaaaataaagtattaaatgaACTATGCATTTTTCACTCTCTATCACCTAGACTTActtgtttgataaaattagtTGCCTTGACCACATATCACACATACAATATGATAAGTCCACTCCATATGCTTAGTTAGAATCCTAGCTAGGGAAGGATGAGTACTGGAGTAATCTCTACACCATGTCATTACAAAAGCTCAAAAGTCCATATGCTTCCAAATCAATAAAGCCTTCACTTCTTGTCCTTTTGATACATCTTCAAGTTCTTTTTGAAGCTTTCTCACCATATTACGAGTGATACACCATTGAATGGATTCTGAATTTGAGCCCAAGTCATCACAATACAAAGTTTTGTACCGAGAATCAAAATCTTATTTTCCCCCTTTCTTTTATTCCATCTAATACCCTCTTTGATAATTTTGATCCgatttttccattcttcattaCCAATCCAAATAGAAACATTAGAACTGACCCataaattatcaaaagaattaTAAGTTGATGCAGATGTTAAACCAAAAGGGAGTTGTCATTCTGTCCCCACCACCAAATGGCACAAAATTGGTCAACAACTCTCCCCCCAACTGTTTGTTCCCATGAAGTTCGAGGATATTCAAGTTTCTCCCAAATTTacatatgtaaatataaaagaaaaagatggaaaagtTGACACTATTTTTCAGTTATTCGGTCAGAACATGAGCATTTTACTTATGTATACCCTACAAAATATCTACGTCAACACGTTCAATACATCTTCTCATTGGTCATGCGAGATTTCTCTTTCCTCTCCGTCGGCACCTTCGGAACTACAGTTACATTTTTTTGTGTTAATGAAACATCATAATCTTCTTTCTCATCCCTTGTCGACAAACTTGGTTCGGTCACTGACTGTGATTTCTTGAAAGAGCCAAACTCAATACCCTTCCATTTAGCTTCTTTTGAGTATGGAAAACTCTTGGTTTGCTTAGTTAACTGACCAGACTCTGAGCAGACGGTCTTGTGATAGCTTTGAAGAAAGGGGTAATCTTTCGTTGAGATTGAACTACCATCCATTCGGGTCTCAGAACAAACCTTAGGAAGAAGGGGGAAGTCTTCCTTAAAGAGTTCAAACAACCGTGGACTACTGCCATCTATGTCAGTCTCATAATGAACCTTTACTAATGGAAGGGACAAATTTGAAGGCTCAGACATAATCGAATTACCATAAAAGCCTGTCTCAGAATGAATCTTGGCTAATGGAGCATAGCCTTGGGCTTGTGTTGCCTGTGTAATCTTGCAATTGCATGGAAGAAGGGGAAAATCTTCGTTTGAGAGATCAAAAAGCCTCGAATCTGAATTACCATTACTCGTGTCCGTCTCATAGTGAACCTCCTCCTCTTCTTGCTTCTTCGGAGGTGATTTGGGCAATGCAATGTGCTTTGCAGAAGTATATCTCCTTGGCCTGTTCATCCTTGAGCGTATATCCCAGTAGGAATTATAATTCTGCAAGATCCAACCATTTTGGGAATGATATAGTGTTTTATAATCTTAATATAAGGTCATATTTAAATACACTTCtccataaagataaaatacatTGAGATTCTCCATAAGCTATAATCATCTTAGCTTTTGgagatttaaataaaagaacttttttaaaattaagtccgtaagttaatttttattttacatgagAACTCCCATTTACCTTAACttctatattttattctcttgtATAAGTGTGTGTAAGGAAAGTTTATCCAAACAAGACCGATATAGATAGAAGAAAGACATTATACCAAGTCAGGGATGTATGTGCCTGTTCCACGTGATTTCCCTCCTTCTTCAAGGCTGTAATTTGGATGATAAAGTGTCTGTCCTGGGATATATACATCTGTACCGCCTTGGTAAATCATACTCCAGTTTTGCTGCCTTGATAATGCAAGGATATCGTCCTGAGAAGGCCTTGAAGGAGAACTGGAATGTGCAGTTACTGGCATGGTATAGTTACGAtaaagctgaatatattgcaagCCACCATAGTAACTTTCACAATCTCCACGGAGGACACACTCTTCATATCTTCCAGTACCAAATGGAGAAACCGGAACATCAACATCCGCCCTTTCTCCTTTCCCATTCCGGTCTAAAGTGCTGAAGAAAAACTTTTCTAGTGCTGCACCCATGTTTTCTCCCGGAAGTGTGAGGATCTGCTTAAGCCTTCGAGCACCATAGGAGAGAGCAAATCTTAATCTATGTAAACTGGCTGCAGGTAAGTAAAAAAGTAGGGAAATAAGTGGAAGTAAactaagaattttaaaaagtaaaccAATAGAGggttaaaatatcatttgacATCGTAATATCTAATTATTTCAGTATCACATAAAACTTAAAAGTCATCATGGGAGTATATCAAATATTGATATCTatgatgatatttaaataagtcTTGATGCATTTTCACCAGTATGCTGAGTTGTGAACTTGTAGATGTTGAAGACCTTCTAAACTATAACAACTTTCCATAGGGTAAAATTTGGATCTACTAAATATCACGTCCTTTAATCATTGTGAATAAGCCCAACCAATTAAAGTGTCTATGTATTCACCATAAATCATATGCTTTTCTTGTTAACATGTTAAAGGTGCAAAGTATCCATCACCTttagaaggaaaaaataaattacctaTGTTTACACTGCGCCCTAGGTTGTTGTCATTTCTAAGAGGATCCAAGATGTTCATGTACTTGACAGGAAATTCATGGGCAGTAGGCTCAGATGCCCTTGCCGGAAAAGAGCACATATTCTTGTAATTTCTGAGAAACTCTTTCTGGAGCAAGAATCCATCCTCATCGCATTCTGCCGTCTCTGCGACAAGCAAGTGAGTATGGGTATATCAAAGATTGAAGATTAAAAAAGCATCCAACTGCTTACACACTGCAACACTTACCAGTAACTTTTGGAAGGGAGGTTAAGGCTTTGGGACCCCATATACTAACATAATTATGGTCCCAATCAAATGAGCCATAGTAGTCTAAAAATGTGTATAGCACCTGCTAGCAGTAGTAATTCAGTAGTTTTATTCTTGGAGCTTAAAAACAGATGCTGAAAGGGtgcaaataatattattgatggaAAGCGTGACCCACCTCTAGGGGACCACGCACTGAAGAGTGAAAACGATTGATAATATACAAGACTAATATTTCTATGGCATATGTCGATAACAGGCCATGGTGTCCACCAAGAAGTCTGCTCTCATAATAGCACCAAGCTTTGATTAAGATAATACTGCGCTTGAAGAGATGGTTCTTTCCAACAAGTTGATCAACCTAAAATTATTTCCAATTAAGAAAATTAGCAAAGCTTGaatacaaattgaaaaaaaaaaaattgaatttaatcaGAAACATGGTTAAAGTTTCTGTTTGCAGTTAAAAATGAAGTAATAGTAGAATTTCATTAGAAGTTTAGATATCAACAAGTATTTGTAagatgttaataaaaaaaatacggaTACATTATGAGGATGGAGAATTGGTAACATTCATTTATCAAGAAAATGAATGCAGTAAGAGAATGGAAAGGGGCGAAGCAAACAATGAAGTCATCATTGAGACCACTAAAAAGCAAGTTGATTGAATTGAAACATGGAATTTTTTTAAGGTGTTCCTTACATGATATCTGAAACACAGAAACAGACCACACGGTATGTagaaataaaacatcaattaaGGGTAAATATCAATTAATACAAATACCTGCTCCAAGAAACGTAGAGTATAAAGTCCAGCCATCTGATTGAAAGAGATGTCAACTGCTATATTTTTCACTGTGCATTTCAAAAGCCGGACCTGGGGTCCATCATCCAATGATCCAAACAAAAGAAGGTAAGTCTAACAAAGCAAAGGAGATATCCTTTCACAATAAGAACATTAAACACCACTTATAATAAGGTCAATCAAAGAAAATGACTAATTCAATGTAAAAGCCAGTAATAAAATTGTAgcagattaaaagaaaattttgtttaacaACCTGTGCCCGTATATCTTGTATGTCTTTTACTTGGTACTCAGGGTCATCTACACTTTGAAGTACATTCAATACTGACTGTGCCAGATCCTCCTCTGCATCTTCATGACTAAGAGCAGTCAGGTCAATATCTCCATCAGGAAGATAGGTTTTTAGTGGAACAGAACCGAATGGCAAGACCTGTAGGAGATCCACAAAGGTAAAACATTCATTTTCAATCACCACGGTCATggtataaacataattaaatccATCAGGAATATAGGTTTTTAGTGGAACAGAACCGAATGGCAAGACCTGTAGGAGATCCACAAAGGTAAAACATTCTTTTTCAATCACCACGGTCATggtataaacataattaaatcaaCTAGTGCGGAAAAAATGCTTTTAAATTTAAGTGCAATGAAGGTTAAAAGAATCTGTAAATTTGATATTCAAGCCTTCTCCTAATGAATTTAGTGTCCAATTCCAGATGTCAACAATGTTCACCCAAGCAATCAATTACTAGCAAATACGTCAACTTCATTTAAATTCAGGctttttgaagtttttaaaaCTACAAATCTCATATATAGAGAAATGAAATTTATCGAATGCAGTGGGCGAGCTACATGTTGCACATGTTTTTTAACTAGGGCAGTAAATCTTGGGCTGGCTGGGGACAATCTGTGCATGCATGCTTGTGATTCCATGAAGtttcaattcatataaattGGAAATGAAGTTTTCTTTACTGGTGGTCAAGCTGAGAAGAAGTGAACAATATAAAGGAAACTAAAAATAGTTTGAAGATTTTAAGCCAGCCTGCAGAAGTAGGATTATGCTGATCATAAGAATTGCAAATGATAACCTGCTTTTCCATGACATGATATTTTACGTTTCTtagatatcaaaatataaaagggGAAAAGGATGCATTCAATAGGGTAAGGTGTCAATATGCACGTGTAAGGTATGGTAGAAGTATAAAAGAGCCAACACCATGGTTGTAAATTCATGTTAAGAGACagtaagataaataataaaatcacatttaaaTCTAACTGctcttaaaagaaaagtatgatagggaaaaggaaaaaaaattgacaatcAAACTAAATCTAATTATGTACAAACAATTCAAAGCAGCAACCGAGAAGAACACCCAACTAATTATGAGGGAAAGAAAGCATCTTCgttaaatgaagaaaagacCAGATGTAGAAAACCAACTCAggcaataaaatttataaatatgataattggATCAAAATATTCTAACCTCAGATCCATAGCAACCTCTAATTAGCTTCTGAACATAATCAATAACATCCTTTCTGTTCACCTCAGATAATACATTTGGTTCAATTGTCCATAGTATCTCTTGTGCTCTCTCTTCAGCCATCTGCCATAGTTCCTCGTCGATTGATAACAGCTGGCTAGGCAAGGTGGATGATAACAAATTTTCTTGTTTATCATCCATAGCCCAGATGTAAGAGCGTAGAActctagaaaaagaaaagagacatgTAAGACGAGCACAAACACAATATCTTGGCAATAACTTCAATCACTGCATGTACAATAGCAAAACTGCCCCAAAAACTAATGTcctttaatatgataaaaaattcatgAAAACAGGATTAAAAATGGGACACTTGTAActagttagacttaaaattgtTGTGCCAAGATTTGTGGGGTCAATTTATTAAGTCTGCATAGTAACAAAGGGAAAATCACTGCTTGACCACTGTGATAGTCCTCCATGACCATTTCACAATTAGTATGCCCTCAAAAcccaataatttattaaatttgatataaaaattacaatgaatTATCCAGAactttaaaggaaaataaaatatcagtGAGCAAACAATGAGCttgttatttaattgaaatttactAAAGTCTTTAAGATTCAGATACAATAATGCTGTCAGGGTTTGGATTTCCACTAGGCACACCTGTTCCCCTCTCCTGCCTGTTCTTGTGACTCCAATATGTAATATATACACACAAAGACTAgttcaaataaaattgtaacAGGATCATTTTTAATCAAAAGCAATGGCAAAATTGTAGCAAAGAGAAATGATTGTGAATGAAATCAACTGAGATGCTAAGAGTAAGGGGAGAAAATTTTGACTCACTATTTACACTAAAATTATAATGTTCTTTTTcttatgttgtttatttatttacgaAGAAAAATTTTCGAATCAGCCAACTAATACAAAACATTATAACTCAGGGTGTTTTAAATAGTTCCTAGCAACACATTATTCAGCCTTCCTCTGCCTCTGTTTAACCCAGATTCTCATTTAGGGTTCTATTGATCCACATATgatcaaaatcatcatcatcatcatttccTTAATATACCTTCCTTTCCAAACACTAATCTACCATACATATACTCTTCAACACACCAAGAAGAACACATCAAAAACAGGCTACAAGGTTTCATGTTACAGCATGTCAAAAGCACGGCAGATATATCAGGATATGCACAAATTCGAATTCAGTAATTGCATTCAGAGGAAGGGTAGAAAAAATTAAGCCCACAAACCCTATTCCCAACTAAAAACCCAAACAAGTAAAATGTTCCGTTCTTGATACAGAAAATCCCCAAGAAACGAGAACAAAAAATCAATGACTCAAACAAAGAGTACATAGGGGTCACAGAATTTCTCCCACGAAAACCCCTTGCAGTCATACCTCAACTATACCCACAACAACACAGatgcaaagaaaaataattttaccagaaaaaatacataaaatttctAGCTTTTGTCTCGGATACAGCTGGCTGGAGAGATCCAAACCTCGTCACCAACGCTCGGAGCAATTAACTGTTCAGCACAAACTCTCCTCCTTCAATATCATTCACAAAGTGGCCCACATTATCTGTCGTCGCAGGAACCGGGATCTTTgttcttatatatattaacacatgaaaaagaattaaaaccacCTAGTTTCGAAAACCACGTCTTGACTTTTATCCTTTTTTGACCCACATTGACTATTTCTCAGGTTTTTCAATCTTAATAttctttaaatctttaattattctttaattttctgaaattttgaaTAACATTGAATATGGTTCCAAATTAGAAAAGAAGTTTACTTTTCatatcaaaatagaaaaaaatattctatttccttatttttaaaactatctttaatcttttaattgaatttgatgattaaaatcacatttttacTGAATTTCAACGctggaatatatattttttaatttgaaaattagtaAAAGAGAACTTATTCAAAACTTTAGGATATAAAAgcataacttaattttttaaataaataccaTACAAATGTTACAACCTTTTCAAATCAGAACTTACAATTCCGGAATGTTAAGTGagataaaacatataaaagaatatCTTGGATAAGATAACAGTAATTTCATGAAAGATCcaacttttttgtttcatccattttgttaaaaaggaaaaaaaggaagactGAACAACTAATTGACGatatttttaaccaaatttgagaaaaaaaataaaaaagtaggataatatataaatatttaaatagtttatgaatatttttgttctcatcTCCATTTTTCTTTCCATGACCCTAGCAATTAATTTTCTCTATTTGAAGTAATGATGTCATTATAGCATCCTTACATATCAAATTATTACAatgcattaaaataaaaaataatatatttataggaAGGGAGATTAAAAAGTAATGTTTactacaattaaaataaaagataatagttATTTGactattcatatattataactaGTTATTCCTCTTTTTagagattttcttttaaataatattccTTAAAAACTCCGCAAATAAAtctagtaaaatattattttctacatGAGTTTAGTAATAGTTAAAAATTGCATTTTCTTCGAattctcaattatttttttatataaaaaatcttgagagaaattaaattataattattttgagagaaaagataaattaaaaaataacttatcagttttgtaatataattttaaataaattttttattattataacgtttcttaaaaaataataaaaaaataaatttaaaactttactacattattattattactattattattatagtcaacattattattgataataaagatgttttaaattatttttaaaaatattaacaaatataagaTATGTAGCATCTCAATTTTAGCTggtataacaaataaataagatattataaaattgataaaacaaaacaaatttgtttCACAATATAGATATAGtattaatacatttatttaaaaataataatcataataataaatggGTTAGatatggttttagtctctcaattattaaacgattttattttttgtttctctttcaaattttgGTACATTTTGATTATTCTCTTtaagaaaactataattttcCGTACTCCAAATCTAACAATGTTAAAATTAGGTTGACTTGGCTAACGGTACTGTGTCAtgtcatttatttttctaacattGACTCTCCATCGCCTGGCTTGGGAACTTTGGCAAGCATACCATTACCACCTGAGGA
Proteins encoded:
- the LOC106752782 gene encoding uncharacterized protein LOC106752782 — translated: MDDKQENLLSSTLPSQLLSIDEELWQMAEERAQEILWTIEPNVLSEVNRKDVIDYVQKLIRGCYGSEVLPFGSVPLKTYLPDGDIDLTALSHEDAEEDLAQSVLNVLQSVDDPEYQVKDIQDIRAQVRLLKCTVKNIAVDISFNQMAGLYTLRFLEQVDQLVGKNHLFKRSIILIKAWCYYESRLLGGHHGLLSTYAIEILVLYIINRFHSSVRGPLEVLYTFLDYYGSFDWDHNYVSIWGPKALTSLPKVTETAECDEDGFLLQKEFLRNYKNMCSFPARASEPTAHEFPVKYMNILDPLRNDNNLGRSVNIASLHRLRFALSYGARRLKQILTLPGENMGAALEKFFFSTLDRNGKGERADVDVPVSPFGTGRYEECVLRGDCESYYGGLQYIQLYRNYTMPVTAHSSSPSRPSQDDILALSRQQNWSMIYQGGTDVYIPGQTLYHPNYSLEEGGKSRGTGTYIPDLNYNSYWDIRSRMNRPRRYTSAKHIALPKSPPKKQEEEEVHYETDTSNGNSDSRLFDLSNEDFPLLPCNCKITQATQAQGYAPLAKIHSETGFYGNSIMSEPSNLSLPLVKVHYETDIDGSSPRLFELFKEDFPLLPKVCSETRMDGSSISTKDYPFLQSYHKTVCSESGQLTKQTKSFPYSKEAKWKGIEFGSFKKSQSVTEPSLSTRDEKEDYDVSLTQKNVTVVPKVPTERKEKSRMTNEKMY